In Desulfofundulus kuznetsovii DSM 6115, the following are encoded in one genomic region:
- a CDS encoding histidine phosphatase family protein produces MKETFIILARHGATEWNRISRYQGQLDAPLSREGLEQSRALAGALAALPLKAVYTSPLSRARICAEMVAAQHGLAVTPLPGLIEICHGEWEGMLLSEVEVRYAGLIRQWRTYPYTVRMPKGESLAEVEERSWAALEFMAAAHPGEISLAVTHDTPIRTILRRILNLDQAVFWQIKLDNTGINVLGCRQGRWRVIAVNDTCHLGGWLKAGEQLAL; encoded by the coding sequence TTGAAGGAAACCTTTATTATCCTGGCCAGACATGGAGCAACCGAATGGAACCGCATTTCCCGCTACCAGGGTCAGCTGGACGCCCCTTTAAGCCGGGAAGGCCTGGAACAGTCCCGGGCCCTGGCCGGCGCCCTGGCGGCACTGCCCCTCAAGGCGGTTTATACCAGCCCCCTTTCCCGGGCCCGGATCTGTGCCGAAATGGTGGCCGCGCAGCATGGCCTGGCGGTGACTCCTTTGCCCGGTCTCATTGAGATTTGCCATGGGGAATGGGAAGGAATGCTGCTTTCCGAGGTGGAGGTGCGCTACGCCGGTTTAATCAGGCAGTGGCGCACCTATCCCTATACGGTGCGGATGCCCAAAGGGGAATCCCTGGCCGAGGTGGAGGAGCGGTCCTGGGCGGCACTGGAGTTCATGGCCGCGGCGCATCCCGGGGAGATTAGCCTGGCCGTGACCCACGACACGCCCATCCGCACCATCCTGCGGCGTATTCTCAACCTGGACCAGGCGGTCTTCTGGCAGATTAAACTGGACAATACGGGCATCAATGTCCTTGGCTGCCGCCAGGGGCGTTGGCGGGTGATTGCCGTTAACGATACCTGCCACCTGGGAGGATGGTTGAAGGCCGGGGAGCAGCTGGCTTTATAA
- the pdxT gene encoding pyridoxal 5'-phosphate synthase glutaminase subunit PdxT — protein sequence MLIGVLALQGAFREHQEMLAALGVESRQVRKPEQLEGINGLIIPGGESTTMGKLLHDYHLFEPIRQKALQGMPVFGTCAGLILLAREIVGSAQPRLGLVDMVVERNAFGRQVESFEVDLDVPVLGEKPLRAVFIRAPYIVSVGPGVEVLARYGDKIVLARQGNFLACAFHPELTDDTRLHRLFLQQC from the coding sequence ATGTTAATCGGAGTACTGGCCCTGCAAGGAGCCTTCCGGGAACACCAGGAAATGCTTGCCGCTCTGGGGGTGGAGTCCCGCCAGGTGCGCAAACCGGAACAACTGGAAGGAATCAATGGCTTGATCATCCCGGGTGGTGAAAGCACCACCATGGGCAAGCTGCTTCATGATTATCATTTGTTTGAACCAATCCGCCAAAAAGCCCTGCAGGGAATGCCTGTTTTCGGCACCTGTGCCGGCCTTATTTTGCTGGCCCGGGAGATTGTGGGTTCCGCCCAGCCCCGGCTGGGGTTGGTGGATATGGTGGTGGAAAGAAATGCCTTTGGCCGGCAGGTGGAAAGCTTTGAGGTGGACCTGGATGTACCTGTCCTGGGGGAAAAGCCCCTGCGGGCGGTTTTTATCCGCGCCCCCTATATTGTATCCGTAGGCCCGGGCGTGGAAGTGCTGGCCAGATACGGTGACAAAATTGTACTGGCCCGGCAGGGCAACTTTCTGGCCTGTGCCTTTCACCCCGAACTGACCGACGATACCCGCCTGCACCGTTTGTTCCTGCAACAATGTTAA
- a CDS encoding transposase, producing the protein MLATYQTRIDDRTPYPYFDAMGEYFGRLERKLFVDHYIHGVPVNELKKRYIKEYRITARQFNSLNNSLSGKIESIREIQKYQEHDLLGRIASTEKAIKEKEKKQDKIIKSLKKLQPRTEKWQKKIDRLKGIKFIIHQKKRKLRNLRQRLENLRKDMARGIVRICFGTRKLFKAQHNLEANGFKDHQEWLAAWRKARSSSFFILGSKDETCGNQTCTYFWDNTLRIRVANKFTKQFGRYIELIGIVFPYGQEHLDRARTVRRIVKGRKECTAAISYRFLRRGDSWYVHATTELEASPLRTSRWNGAVGIDLNDGFLRVGDIDRFGNPLNEFEIPVPMRDRSKNQVKAALGEAVKKAVLYAKERGKPIAIEDLDFAKKKQVLRESGTKRARMLSGLTYRQFRMMVESCTLREGVELLKPDGKNVDPFATSVIGQLKFMARYGMSSHGSAACVIARRGLGFKLEKAAKSSVLELPERKRTSRRNYWLRVSNRLKKTHFSDRVTLLYADRF; encoded by the coding sequence ATGCTGGCTACCTACCAGACGAGAATAGATGACAGGACACCTTACCCTTATTTCGACGCCATGGGCGAATACTTCGGCCGTCTGGAAAGGAAACTCTTCGTTGACCATTACATCCACGGAGTACCGGTAAACGAGCTTAAAAAAAGGTATATAAAAGAGTACAGGATAACTGCCCGGCAGTTCAATTCACTTAATAACAGCCTTTCCGGGAAAATCGAATCGATAAGAGAGATCCAGAAATACCAGGAACACGACCTTCTGGGCCGCATTGCTTCGACGGAGAAGGCGATTAAGGAAAAAGAAAAAAAACAGGATAAAATTATAAAGTCGCTCAAGAAGCTCCAGCCCCGCACGGAGAAGTGGCAGAAGAAAATCGACCGGTTAAAGGGAATCAAGTTTATCATTCACCAGAAAAAGAGGAAGCTGCGGAACCTCCGGCAGAGACTGGAGAACCTGCGCAAAGACATGGCGCGGGGTATCGTCCGCATCTGTTTTGGCACCCGCAAGCTCTTCAAGGCCCAGCACAACCTGGAGGCAAACGGGTTTAAAGATCATCAGGAATGGCTTGCTGCCTGGAGAAAAGCGCGTTCCTCCAGCTTTTTTATTCTTGGCTCAAAGGACGAGACCTGCGGCAACCAGACCTGTACATACTTTTGGGACAACACTTTGAGAATACGGGTAGCCAATAAGTTCACTAAACAATTCGGCAGATACATCGAGTTGATTGGTATCGTTTTTCCCTACGGCCAGGAGCACCTGGACAGAGCCAGGACCGTTAGAAGGATTGTTAAAGGCAGGAAGGAATGCACAGCGGCTATATCCTACCGTTTTCTCCGCAGGGGAGATAGCTGGTACGTGCATGCGACGACGGAGTTGGAAGCTTCGCCGCTGCGGACCAGCAGGTGGAACGGAGCCGTGGGTATTGACTTGAACGACGGCTTCCTCCGGGTGGGCGACATTGACCGCTTCGGCAACCCTTTAAACGAGTTTGAAATTCCGGTTCCGATGCGTGACAGGAGTAAAAACCAGGTGAAAGCCGCTCTGGGCGAAGCAGTCAAGAAAGCGGTTCTGTACGCGAAGGAAAGAGGGAAACCCATAGCTATTGAGGACCTGGACTTCGCTAAAAAGAAACAGGTCCTGCGGGAGTCAGGCACAAAACGTGCCAGGATGCTCTCCGGCTTGACTTACAGGCAATTTCGTATGATGGTGGAATCCTGCACCCTCCGGGAAGGGGTGGAACTCCTGAAGCCTGATGGGAAAAACGTTGATCCCTTCGCCACTTCAGTCATCGGGCAACTCAAGTTTATGGCCCGTTACGGCATGTCCTCCCACGGTTCAGCGGCCTGCGTCATTGCCCGGCGGGGTCTGGGATTTAAGCTGGAAAAGGCAGCGAAGAGCTCTGTGCTTGAATTGCCCGAAAGAAAAAGGACTTCCAGGCGCAATTACTGGTTGAGAGTATCCAACAGGCTTAAGAAAACTCATTTTAGTGACAGGGTAACACTTCTTTACGCAGACAGGTTTTAG
- a CDS encoding type II toxin-antitoxin system VapC family toxin, with protein MGYLIDTCVLIDHLTGRLSPDAGAWLEQVVASGSAATSVIVYHELLYGARTEKARAAVEKLLEAWEILPVDRRVAGRAAEIRRDQAAKGRTLGMADCLIAATAELRNLKVVTSNVKDFPTVETVLPEKTATTGL; from the coding sequence ATGGGCTACCTGATAGATACCTGCGTTTTGATCGACCATCTGACCGGGAGGCTGTCCCCCGATGCGGGCGCCTGGCTGGAACAGGTGGTGGCGTCCGGTTCAGCGGCCACCAGCGTGATCGTCTACCACGAACTTCTGTACGGGGCTCGTACTGAAAAAGCAAGAGCCGCCGTCGAAAAGCTGTTGGAAGCGTGGGAAATACTTCCCGTGGACCGCAGAGTTGCCGGGCGCGCCGCCGAAATCCGGCGGGATCAGGCCGCGAAAGGCAGGACCCTGGGAATGGCCGACTGCCTGATCGCGGCGACGGCCGAGTTGAGGAACCTGAAGGTGGTCACCTCAAACGTCAAAGATTTTCCCACTGTCGAAACTGTGCTTCCCGAAAAAACAGCCACTACAGGACTGTAG
- the serS gene encoding serine--tRNA ligase has translation MLDLKFVRSNPELVKEALEKRGAGLSLEPFLELERKRREKLVVVEQLKNKRNVVSEEIGRRKKAGEDAEEMVQEMRQVSARIKELDEEIRDLEEQIQVTLLNIPNIPHESVPVGKDAADNVEVRRWGEPRPFDFPPRAHWELGENLDIIDFERGAKVAGARFSFYKGAGARLERAVINFMLDLHTREHGYMEVFPPFIVNGDSMIGTGQLPKFAEDMFKLEGKNFYLIPTAEVPVTNIYREEILPGERLPIYHCAYSACFRAEAGAAGRDTRGLIRQHQFNKVELVKFTRPEDSYAELEKLTADAERVLQLLGLPYRVVCLCTGDLGFAAAKTYDLEVWLPSYQDYKEISSCSNFEDFQARRANIRFKDGRGKPRFVHTLNGSGLAVGRTVAAILENYQQSDGSVVIPEVLVPYMGGVTRITPP, from the coding sequence ATGCTTGATTTAAAATTTGTACGGAGCAACCCGGAACTGGTCAAAGAGGCGCTGGAAAAGCGCGGCGCCGGTTTGAGCCTGGAGCCTTTTCTGGAACTGGAGCGAAAGCGCCGGGAAAAGCTGGTGGTAGTGGAGCAGCTGAAAAACAAGCGCAATGTGGTTTCCGAGGAAATCGGACGGCGCAAAAAGGCCGGGGAAGATGCGGAGGAAATGGTGCAGGAAATGCGCCAGGTATCCGCGCGCATTAAAGAGCTGGACGAGGAAATCCGGGACCTGGAGGAACAGATTCAGGTTACGTTACTGAATATCCCCAATATCCCCCACGAGAGCGTACCGGTGGGCAAGGATGCGGCGGACAACGTGGAAGTGCGCCGTTGGGGTGAACCCCGCCCGTTTGACTTTCCCCCCAGGGCCCACTGGGAACTGGGGGAGAACCTGGACATCATTGATTTTGAACGGGGAGCGAAAGTGGCCGGCGCCCGCTTTTCCTTTTACAAAGGGGCCGGCGCCCGGCTCGAGCGGGCGGTCATCAACTTCATGCTGGACCTGCATACCAGGGAGCACGGTTACATGGAGGTCTTCCCGCCCTTCATCGTAAACGGCGACAGCATGATTGGCACGGGCCAGCTGCCCAAATTTGCCGAGGACATGTTCAAGCTGGAGGGAAAAAACTTTTACCTGATCCCCACCGCCGAAGTGCCGGTAACCAATATTTACCGGGAGGAGATTCTTCCCGGGGAGCGCCTGCCCATTTATCACTGCGCCTACAGCGCCTGTTTCCGGGCCGAGGCCGGGGCGGCGGGCCGGGACACCCGGGGTTTGATCCGGCAGCACCAGTTCAACAAGGTGGAGCTGGTGAAATTTACCCGCCCGGAAGATTCCTACGCGGAGCTGGAAAAACTAACCGCCGACGCCGAGCGGGTGCTGCAGCTTTTGGGCCTGCCCTACCGGGTGGTCTGCCTGTGCACCGGCGACCTGGGCTTTGCGGCGGCCAAGACCTACGACCTGGAGGTGTGGCTGCCCAGCTACCAGGATTACAAGGAGATTTCCTCCTGCAGCAACTTTGAAGACTTCCAGGCCCGGCGGGCCAATATCCGTTTCAAGGATGGGCGGGGCAAGCCCCGGTTCGTGCACACTTTAAACGGCTCGGGCCTGGCGGTGGGCCGGACGGTGGCCGCCATCCTGGAAAACTACCAGCAGTCCGACGGCAGTGTGGTCATTCCGGAAGTGCTGGTGCCCTACATGGGCGGAGTCACCAGGATTACGCCCCCATAA
- the mtaB gene encoding tRNA (N(6)-L-threonylcarbamoyladenosine(37)-C(2))-methylthiotransferase MtaB, translating into MPYTFKVKTLGCPVNQYEGRALELAMEEAGFVPTGDIADIYIINSCVVTQAAAAEARRLASQAKKENPRSLVVLAGCYPQVYWEEIKEKLPQVDIIIGTTGRSRLPAIIARQLAETHREQKAIIVEHGPGEEFEEFPLTGNYGRTRPVIKIQEGCDEACTYCIVRKARGLPRSLAPDKVVAQVKHFVAMGCREIVLAGTHLGAYGKDLPGWNLARLIKELDALPHSFRLRLSYIEPMDLCLEFLQALARARKVCPFLYLPLQSGSDRILQRMGRRYTSVEFARLVQKARELIPGLSIWTDLIVGFPGETVDDHQQTMKLVEELALSHLHVFPYSPRPGTEAAAFPDQVAPDVKKRRVQELRALDEKLSLRFHRQLVGKRVQVLVEKVEENLGEGFSEHYVKVRFPVGNPELKGSLVPVQVLAAGSWGVEGCIITSEHNY; encoded by the coding sequence TTGCCTTACACTTTCAAGGTTAAAACCCTTGGTTGCCCGGTCAACCAGTACGAGGGCCGGGCATTGGAACTGGCCATGGAAGAGGCCGGCTTTGTCCCAACTGGAGACATTGCCGATATTTATATCATCAACAGCTGCGTGGTAACCCAGGCCGCGGCCGCGGAAGCCCGCCGCCTGGCCAGCCAGGCCAAAAAGGAAAATCCCCGCTCCCTGGTGGTTTTAGCCGGCTGCTACCCCCAGGTGTACTGGGAGGAAATAAAGGAAAAACTGCCCCAGGTAGACATTATCATCGGCACCACCGGCAGATCCCGGCTGCCGGCCATCATAGCCCGGCAACTGGCTGAAACTCACCGGGAGCAAAAGGCAATTATCGTGGAGCACGGACCAGGTGAAGAGTTTGAGGAGTTTCCCTTGACCGGCAATTACGGGCGCACCCGGCCGGTAATTAAGATCCAGGAAGGCTGCGACGAAGCCTGTACCTACTGCATTGTCCGGAAGGCGCGGGGATTGCCCCGAAGCCTGGCCCCAGATAAGGTGGTCGCTCAGGTCAAACATTTCGTAGCTATGGGCTGCCGGGAGATAGTCCTGGCCGGTACCCACCTGGGAGCTTATGGGAAAGATCTGCCCGGGTGGAATCTGGCCCGCCTCATAAAAGAACTGGACGCCCTCCCCCATTCCTTCCGCCTGCGCTTAAGCTATATCGAGCCCATGGATCTATGCCTTGAGTTTTTACAAGCCCTGGCCCGGGCGCGAAAAGTTTGCCCCTTTTTGTACCTCCCCCTCCAGAGCGGCTCGGACCGCATTCTCCAAAGGATGGGGCGCCGGTATACAAGCGTAGAGTTTGCCCGGCTGGTACAAAAGGCAAGGGAATTGATCCCCGGCCTTTCCATATGGACCGATTTAATAGTGGGCTTTCCCGGGGAAACGGTGGACGACCACCAGCAGACCATGAAACTGGTCGAGGAGCTGGCTTTAAGCCACCTGCACGTGTTCCCCTATTCCCCCCGGCCGGGCACAGAAGCTGCCGCTTTTCCCGATCAGGTCGCACCCGACGTAAAAAAAAGAAGAGTTCAGGAGTTGCGCGCCCTTGACGAAAAGCTGTCCCTGCGTTTTCACCGGCAGCTGGTGGGTAAACGGGTGCAGGTGCTGGTGGAAAAGGTGGAGGAGAACCTGGGGGAAGGTTTTTCGGAACATTACGTAAAAGTGCGGTTCCCGGTCGGCAACCCGGAATTGAAGGGTTCTTTAGTACCGGTGCAGGTTCTGGCCGCCGGGTCGTGGGGAGTGGAAGGTTGCATAATTACTAGTGAGCATAATTACTAG
- a CDS encoding YlcI/YnfO family protein, whose translation MDNTRMVHIRLPKSIVTQMEQLLKLLGVSRNEFIVQAVAEKVAREIRLRGLRETRGILGSEDAPEWAEVPGAGWVRKVRGEDGEPPAWAT comes from the coding sequence ATGGATAACACCCGTATGGTGCACATCAGGTTACCAAAAAGCATCGTCACGCAAATGGAACAACTCTTGAAACTTCTCGGCGTGAGCCGCAACGAATTCATCGTCCAGGCGGTCGCGGAAAAAGTGGCCCGCGAAATACGGCTCAGGGGATTGCGGGAAACCCGGGGAATTCTCGGATCGGAGGACGCACCGGAGTGGGCGGAAGTTCCGGGGGCGGGTTGGGTCCGGAAAGTGCGCGGTGAGGATGGTGAGCCCCCGGCATGGGCTACCTGA
- the serA gene encoding phosphoglycerate dehydrogenase, producing MYKVLVMDGVAEEGLAPLRREEDIEVVIGRKMTEDELVEIIPEFDALIVRSATRVTRRVIEAGVNLQVIGRAGVGVDNIDLEAATTQGILVVNAPDGNTIAATEHTIAMMLALARNIPQAVARLKEGVWDKKAFLGVELRDKTLGIIGLGRIGSAVAKRAQALEMNVIAYDPYITEEKASTLAVELVSLEELFRRSDFITVHLPKTKESYHMIDERAFAMMKDGVRIINCARGGIIDEDALYQAMLSGKVAGAALDVFEKEPCTDSPLFSLPNFIATPHLGASTREAQLHVALDVAEEIVAALRGKLVKNTVNIPSINPQVLSAVRPYLGLAEKLGKLQAQLVTGRIRKIEVIYSGELAKQEVSPITTAVVKGLLDPILQQTVNFVNAPVLARNRGIQVFQAVDGEAEGYSSLITVKVYSDKVEKSVAGTLFGKEDPRIVMVDGYRIDVIPNGYILYVPHIDKPRIIGPVGLLIGEHNINIAAMQVGRKQIGGRAVMMLSVDAPVPEETLAEIAKVDGVLDVKMVHL from the coding sequence GTGTATAAAGTACTGGTTATGGACGGCGTGGCAGAGGAAGGGCTGGCGCCGCTGCGCCGGGAAGAAGATATAGAAGTGGTTATAGGCCGGAAGATGACCGAAGACGAGCTGGTGGAGATTATTCCCGAATTTGATGCCCTGATCGTGCGCAGCGCCACCAGGGTTACCCGCCGGGTCATCGAAGCCGGCGTAAATCTCCAGGTTATCGGCCGTGCGGGCGTAGGGGTGGATAATATTGACCTGGAGGCCGCCACCACCCAGGGTATCCTGGTGGTCAACGCTCCCGACGGCAATACTATTGCCGCCACGGAGCATACCATTGCCATGATGCTGGCCCTGGCCCGCAATATTCCCCAGGCCGTGGCCAGGCTGAAGGAAGGGGTCTGGGACAAGAAGGCCTTTTTGGGTGTGGAACTGCGGGATAAGACCCTGGGCATCATCGGCCTGGGAAGGATTGGCTCGGCAGTGGCCAAAAGGGCCCAGGCCCTGGAAATGAACGTCATAGCCTACGACCCTTATATCACCGAAGAAAAGGCTTCCACTTTGGCCGTGGAACTGGTGTCCCTGGAAGAGCTGTTCCGCCGCTCCGATTTTATTACCGTGCACCTGCCGAAGACCAAAGAATCTTACCACATGATTGATGAGCGGGCCTTTGCCATGATGAAAGACGGGGTGCGGATCATCAACTGCGCCCGGGGCGGGATCATCGATGAGGACGCCCTGTACCAGGCCATGCTTTCCGGTAAAGTGGCCGGGGCGGCCCTGGACGTTTTTGAAAAGGAACCCTGTACCGACAGCCCCCTGTTTTCCCTGCCAAACTTCATCGCCACCCCGCACCTGGGAGCATCCACCCGGGAGGCGCAGCTGCACGTGGCCCTGGATGTTGCCGAAGAGATTGTGGCGGCGCTGCGGGGGAAACTGGTGAAAAACACGGTCAACATTCCTTCCATCAACCCGCAGGTGCTTTCAGCCGTACGTCCCTACCTGGGGCTGGCGGAAAAACTTGGCAAACTGCAGGCCCAGCTGGTTACCGGGCGCATCCGCAAGATAGAGGTGATTTACAGCGGGGAGCTGGCCAAACAGGAAGTAAGCCCCATTACCACCGCCGTGGTCAAAGGGCTTCTTGATCCTATCCTGCAGCAAACCGTGAACTTTGTAAATGCCCCCGTCCTGGCCAGGAACCGCGGCATCCAGGTTTTCCAGGCGGTAGACGGGGAGGCGGAAGGGTATTCGAGCCTGATCACCGTGAAGGTTTACTCGGATAAAGTGGAAAAAAGCGTTGCCGGTACGCTCTTTGGCAAGGAAGATCCGCGTATTGTAATGGTAGACGGCTACCGGATTGACGTCATCCCCAACGGCTATATTCTTTATGTGCCCCACATCGACAAGCCCCGCATCATCGGCCCCGTGGGGCTGCTTATCGGCGAGCATAACATCAACATTGCCGCCATGCAAGTGGGGCGCAAACAGATCGGCGGCCGGGCGGTGATGATGCTTTCGGTGGATGCGCCGGTGCCCGAAGAAACCCTGGCCGAGATTGCCAAGGTTGACGGGGTGCTGGATGTAAAAATGGTGCACCTGTAA
- the tadA gene encoding tRNA adenosine(34) deaminase TadA — translation MTDHRRYMLEALAEAQRAYEMGEVPIGAVVVLGDQIIGRGHNLRETLKDSTAHAEILAMREAARYLGDWRLVDTVLYSTIEPCPMCAGALVQFRVRTLVYGARDPKAGAVDSIMDVVREPRFNHQVEVVSGVLADECAAIIQRFFRELRQKDRH, via the coding sequence TTGACGGATCACCGCCGCTACATGCTGGAAGCCCTGGCCGAAGCACAAAGGGCCTACGAGATGGGTGAAGTACCCATCGGCGCGGTAGTGGTGCTGGGAGATCAGATTATCGGCCGGGGACACAACCTCCGGGAAACGCTTAAAGATAGTACGGCCCACGCGGAAATCCTGGCGATGCGGGAAGCAGCCCGCTACCTGGGGGACTGGCGCCTGGTGGATACCGTCCTTTACAGCACCATCGAGCCCTGTCCCATGTGTGCCGGTGCTCTGGTGCAGTTCCGGGTGCGGACGCTGGTTTACGGAGCCCGGGATCCAAAGGCGGGAGCTGTAGATTCCATTATGGATGTGGTGCGGGAGCCCCGGTTTAACCACCAGGTGGAGGTTGTCTCGGGCGTCCTGGCCGATGAATGTGCGGCAATCATCCAGCGTTTCTTCCGGGAGTTGAGGCAAAAAGACAGGCATTAA
- a CDS encoding IS607 family transposase yields MEKLYPMHEAMRILGVSLKTLQRWDKAGKIKIVRTPGGRRRVPESEIRRLLGEKEPVSAGRVLAIYARVSSHEQKAKGDLGRQVELVRKKFDHRLFDDILVVTDVSSGLNDRRKGLLKLMQLAREGKITDLAVSYKDRLTRFGFNYLKTYFESYGVKIHVVNVEEDKKTVYEELVEDLLSIVTSFSGKLYGIRSKKKEEVTSKIREVIENAGYLPDENR; encoded by the coding sequence ATGGAAAAGCTCTACCCGATGCATGAAGCAATGAGAATTCTGGGGGTATCTTTAAAAACACTCCAGCGTTGGGATAAAGCGGGCAAAATAAAAATTGTTCGCACTCCCGGTGGTAGGAGGAGGGTTCCCGAATCCGAGATCAGAAGGCTGCTTGGGGAAAAAGAACCGGTGTCTGCCGGCCGGGTGTTGGCCATTTATGCTCGGGTTTCTTCCCACGAGCAGAAAGCGAAAGGAGACCTGGGCAGGCAGGTTGAGCTGGTTAGGAAGAAATTCGACCACCGCCTCTTCGACGATATTCTGGTGGTTACCGATGTTTCCTCCGGATTAAATGACAGAAGAAAGGGCTTGCTAAAACTGATGCAGTTAGCCCGCGAAGGCAAAATAACCGACCTGGCCGTAAGCTACAAAGACAGGCTGACCCGTTTCGGCTTCAACTACCTGAAAACCTATTTTGAGAGCTACGGCGTGAAAATCCACGTCGTAAACGTCGAAGAAGATAAGAAGACGGTTTACGAGGAGCTGGTAGAGGACCTCCTCAGTATCGTTACCAGTTTTTCCGGAAAGCTTTACGGCATCAGGAGCAAGAAAAAAGAAGAAGTGACCTCAAAAATAAGGGAGGTGATTGAAAATGCTGGCTACCTACCAGACGAGAATAGATGA
- a CDS encoding pyridoxal-phosphate-dependent aminotransferase family protein produces the protein MQEKQYLMIPGPTPVPPSVVAAMSRPMIGHRSEDFAALHRRIQEKIRQVFQTSQEVFIMTNSGTGGLEAAVANVISPGDRVLALVTGNFGERFANIARAYGAEVDEVNFGWGNPVDLSVVREKLAGSPGYKAVLATQNETSTGVLNDIAGIGALVAETPALLLVDGVSGVGGIEIKMDEWQVDILVTASQKAMMLPPGLAMIGVSPKAWAVIEENRSPRFYFSLPAAKKALAKWNTAYTPNVALFFGLDAALDMMLAEGLENVYRRHLLLAKATRAAVRALGLSLLAEDHCASPTVTAVQSLEGIAADDLRKVLKEEFGITFAGGQGILKGKIFRIAHMGYAGKMDVLIAISGLEMALARLGYPVELGKGVRAAQEVFLGRDL, from the coding sequence ATGCAGGAAAAACAATACTTGATGATTCCGGGACCGACACCGGTACCGCCGTCAGTGGTCGCGGCCATGTCCCGTCCCATGATTGGTCACCGCAGTGAAGACTTTGCCGCGCTGCACCGGCGCATCCAGGAGAAAATCCGGCAGGTATTTCAGACCTCCCAGGAAGTTTTCATCATGACCAATTCCGGTACGGGTGGTCTGGAAGCGGCCGTTGCCAACGTAATTTCCCCCGGGGACCGGGTTCTGGCTTTAGTTACCGGTAACTTTGGAGAAAGGTTCGCCAATATCGCCAGGGCCTACGGGGCCGAAGTGGACGAAGTGAATTTCGGCTGGGGCAACCCTGTGGACCTCTCGGTAGTTAGGGAAAAGCTGGCCGGGAGCCCCGGCTATAAGGCCGTCCTGGCGACTCAAAACGAAACATCCACCGGGGTGCTCAATGACATTGCCGGTATCGGCGCCCTGGTGGCCGAGACACCGGCCCTGTTGCTTGTAGATGGGGTCAGCGGCGTGGGCGGTATTGAAATCAAGATGGACGAATGGCAGGTAGACATTCTGGTTACCGCGTCACAAAAGGCCATGATGCTACCCCCCGGCCTGGCCATGATTGGTGTGAGCCCCAAGGCCTGGGCAGTGATTGAAGAGAACCGTTCGCCGCGCTTTTACTTCAGTCTCCCGGCGGCCAAAAAAGCTCTGGCCAAGTGGAATACGGCCTACACGCCCAACGTGGCCCTGTTCTTCGGCTTGGACGCGGCCCTGGACATGATGCTGGCCGAGGGGCTGGAAAATGTTTACCGCCGCCATCTCCTGCTGGCCAAAGCTACCCGGGCGGCTGTCAGGGCTCTGGGACTGTCGCTCCTGGCGGAGGATCACTGCGCATCCCCCACGGTGACCGCCGTGCAAAGCCTGGAGGGAATTGCAGCCGACGATCTGCGCAAAGTCCTGAAGGAGGAGTTCGGCATCACCTTTGCCGGGGGACAGGGGATTCTCAAAGGAAAGATATTCCGCATTGCCCATATGGGTTACGCCGGCAAGATGGACGTGCTCATTGCCATCAGCGGACTGGAAATGGCCCTGGCCCGGCTGGGTTACCCGGTGGAACTGGGCAAGGGCGTGCGGGCGGCGCAGGAAGTCTTTCTGGGGAGGGATCTGTAG